In Legionella lytica, one genomic interval encodes:
- a CDS encoding EAL domain-containing protein, with protein MVAISGYALQKKMRNNHNIDTYYAIRSKDRFRVLLKTPNNHHVTAENLAVLQHEFNLLQQIDAPTIIKAYDFLQDVPVPILILENVEGLLLHSYLEDNRLEIGAFCKLALQLVDIIGELHQLKIIHKEINPSNIIIDPDKLTLKLIDLSVCTQISEETFDYMTFSNLEEDLAYISPEQTGRINRPIDYRTDFYSLGITLYQMLTNQLPFQSNDPLELVHCHIAKKAPPALEKRSDVPEMLNAIIDKLLNKMPESRYSSIIGLKSDLQECQEQWERKRCIKRFSLGLNDTRDYLSISRNLYGRNAQVQQLLQAFNRVSEGNKEIVLISGYSGIGKTSLVNEVHKAMVQHRVYYIQGKFDQIQRNIPYSGIVSAFQKLVKQVLAESEDNLNDLKAKLLDSLGKVGQVIIDVIPEIELIIGAQPSVPKLNLKDTQIRFNLAFQNLIRVFAQQNHPLVIFLDDLQWADNSSLNFIETILQDQETNYLLLLGTYRNNEINEGHPLQKTLNNISSNNVKLTQITLEPLELINIQQLLHDTLLSPMDKIQELGQCVFEKTQGNPFFINEFIKILYQNKLLRFSYELGCWEWDLSKILQQSATDNVVELLMTKIHWLPQATQEILMLAACLGHKFDFDTLVTISEQSMSQTADGLYQAIKANLIYPIEEAYLTENLVSLEGVVNREQVSTLNYRFVHDRVQQASSELVEQDKLPYLHLKIGRLLLKEKVLTEQDERLFEVMKHFNQGITLIKDPIERVQLAKYNLWAGHKAKLASAYYAANEYFSAGISLLPDNYWQNEEELAFQLYKELAACKYLIGDFVNANDYFNQLLEQERNPLKILEINRLTIEMLATIGKHREALNLGLNALKSFGIQIPKNPKKYHLLIAIYKIKRQLKRTQPEFIDLPLMNDLKQKAIINLITQLLNSAFIIEQKMFILLTCINVRLSLKYGYTESTSMCIPAYAFVLMHSLHLHEEALSFVRLYNKLKQKYGASNFEGRNQFILGGFIEPYQLPLSECNKTIMNAFRLGCEAGDLGYSNYSSISLVFHSFTLGQTLDEVKRYVEATLSFMSRTNISDFVNVTRFWNYSIQCLKNLEAIEPEQLAAFEGRMIQGENKTELGFFYCSITRLHFILGNIEQAMQMGQRHESYSDYDKGLITHFDGKFYYALALCQYLHQLPQKQHQPFLKKIKQLKQLVDRYAVWCPDNFKAHALLIEAELARLDNQDALPFYDEAINRALANKSILIAAIASELAGCYCIAQKVARVAQLYLQNAYQLFKKWGAIVKAQWLEESYPTYITNEAALAKPMLSQGGTQPLDMLAILKFTQALSSEIRLDALLQKFITVVLENSGAQNSIILTRLNGQWIIEAEGNSEEQNIYLNNLKATDAGLQYPLSVLNYVQLTKKAIIINDTNQSDLTFNDIYVQQEKPKSILAMPIFYQGQLCHILYLEHKDSNDTFTESHIDSLQLLCSQAMTSLENAKLYYQVSHDPLTGLANRNMLYELFQQTSRKSDISGKKIAILFLDLDYFKRVNDNLGHDYGDKLLIHTAKILNSVLKKGDIAARIGGDEFVVMLTHFTSKEYLSSIVEWIFHELSKPFHVGDHILQTTTSLGISIFPNDAHDIQTLLKLADTALYQAKEKGRNQFYYYSSQLLEDYQRTHGLDKELQRAYENQEFFLMYQPFYAVDTGAIIGLEALIRWKHPEKGVLEAKDFITTLEKSPLIGPVSEWVLKTACQQAKIWQEKKIFSGFIAINLSAAQFLNHSVSSVVADVLAETQLDPTFLELEITETIVLNHNENLSTEIKKLQQLGVNLVLDDFGTGYSALSYLKLLPVNKIKIDKVFVNNCAEDSLDQTIIHAITTMAHKLNMKVIAEGVENEQQLNTLHTQGIDGFQGYVYSRPLTSECCETYLDSKNKGG; from the coding sequence ATGGTTGCCATATCAGGTTATGCATTACAAAAGAAAATGCGTAATAATCATAATATCGATACTTACTATGCAATTAGAAGTAAAGATAGATTCCGTGTGTTGTTAAAAACGCCAAATAATCATCATGTTACCGCTGAAAATCTGGCCGTTTTACAGCATGAATTTAATTTGTTACAACAAATTGATGCACCTACAATCATCAAAGCGTATGATTTTTTACAAGATGTTCCTGTACCTATTTTAATTTTAGAGAACGTAGAAGGCTTGCTTCTACATTCTTACCTTGAAGATAACCGCTTAGAAATCGGTGCTTTTTGTAAATTGGCTTTACAGTTAGTGGATATAATAGGTGAGTTGCATCAATTAAAAATTATCCATAAAGAAATAAATCCATCGAATATCATCATAGATCCAGATAAATTAACACTCAAATTAATTGATTTAAGTGTCTGTACTCAAATATCAGAAGAAACTTTTGATTACATGACATTTAGTAATCTTGAAGAAGATTTGGCGTATATTTCCCCGGAGCAAACAGGACGCATTAATCGTCCTATTGATTATCGTACTGATTTTTATTCGTTAGGAATAACGCTTTATCAGATGTTAACGAATCAGCTCCCATTTCAAAGTAACGATCCTTTGGAGTTAGTCCATTGTCATATTGCAAAAAAAGCGCCGCCAGCCCTTGAAAAAAGGTCTGATGTTCCGGAAATGCTCAATGCGATTATTGATAAGCTCCTGAATAAAATGCCTGAGTCACGGTATTCAAGCATCATTGGTTTAAAATCAGATCTTCAAGAATGCCAAGAGCAATGGGAGCGTAAACGCTGCATTAAACGTTTTTCTCTAGGTTTAAATGATACGCGTGATTATTTAAGCATTTCCCGTAATTTATATGGCCGTAATGCTCAGGTGCAGCAATTATTACAAGCGTTTAATCGTGTAAGTGAAGGTAACAAGGAAATAGTATTAATTTCTGGATATTCAGGGATTGGGAAAACCTCTTTAGTTAATGAAGTGCACAAAGCGATGGTGCAGCATCGTGTTTATTATATCCAAGGGAAATTTGATCAGATACAACGAAATATTCCTTATAGCGGTATTGTCTCTGCATTTCAAAAATTGGTGAAGCAAGTTCTTGCAGAAAGTGAGGATAATTTAAACGATCTTAAAGCCAAGCTATTGGATTCTTTAGGCAAAGTAGGGCAAGTAATTATCGATGTGATCCCTGAAATAGAATTAATTATAGGGGCACAACCATCTGTTCCTAAATTAAATCTTAAGGATACGCAAATACGATTTAACCTGGCATTCCAAAATTTAATTCGTGTCTTTGCACAACAAAATCATCCCTTGGTTATCTTTCTTGATGATTTGCAATGGGCAGATAATTCATCACTTAATTTTATCGAAACTATATTACAAGATCAGGAAACCAATTATTTATTGCTGCTAGGCACCTATCGGAATAATGAAATTAACGAAGGACATCCTTTACAAAAAACATTGAATAACATCAGTAGTAATAATGTGAAGTTAACGCAAATTACGCTGGAGCCTTTAGAGTTAATAAATATTCAGCAATTATTACACGATACCTTATTAAGCCCTATGGATAAGATTCAAGAACTAGGGCAATGTGTTTTTGAGAAAACCCAGGGCAATCCTTTTTTTATTAATGAATTCATTAAGATCCTTTATCAAAACAAGTTATTACGCTTTTCCTATGAATTGGGCTGCTGGGAATGGGATTTATCTAAAATTTTGCAACAGAGTGCTACTGATAATGTGGTAGAGTTGCTGATGACGAAGATCCACTGGCTGCCACAAGCAACGCAAGAAATTTTAATGTTGGCCGCTTGTTTAGGCCATAAATTTGATTTTGATACTTTGGTTACAATTAGTGAACAGTCGATGAGTCAAACCGCAGATGGTTTGTATCAGGCAATTAAAGCTAATTTAATTTATCCAATAGAAGAAGCCTATCTAACAGAGAATTTGGTGAGTTTAGAGGGGGTTGTGAACCGCGAGCAAGTAAGTACTCTGAATTATCGCTTTGTCCATGATCGTGTTCAGCAAGCAAGCTCTGAATTGGTGGAACAAGATAAACTGCCCTATCTTCATCTGAAAATTGGCAGGTTATTACTCAAAGAAAAAGTACTGACAGAACAAGATGAACGTTTGTTTGAAGTGATGAAACACTTTAATCAAGGTATTACTTTAATTAAAGACCCGATTGAACGTGTGCAATTGGCCAAGTACAATTTGTGGGCCGGTCATAAAGCTAAATTGGCATCAGCCTATTATGCTGCCAATGAATATTTTTCCGCGGGTATTTCTTTATTACCCGATAATTATTGGCAAAATGAAGAAGAGCTAGCGTTCCAACTTTATAAAGAGTTGGCAGCGTGTAAATATTTGATTGGTGATTTTGTAAATGCCAATGATTATTTTAATCAATTGCTCGAGCAGGAAAGAAATCCGCTTAAGATTTTAGAAATCAATCGCCTTACAATTGAAATGTTGGCCACCATTGGTAAACATAGGGAAGCACTCAATTTAGGATTAAATGCTTTAAAAAGCTTCGGTATCCAAATTCCTAAAAATCCCAAGAAATATCATTTATTAATAGCCATTTATAAAATTAAACGTCAATTGAAAAGGACACAGCCTGAATTTATTGATTTACCTTTAATGAACGATTTAAAACAAAAGGCAATCATTAATTTAATCACGCAATTACTAAATAGTGCGTTCATTATCGAGCAAAAAATGTTTATTTTGCTCACCTGCATTAATGTACGATTGAGTTTAAAGTATGGTTATACCGAAAGCACCTCTATGTGTATTCCTGCCTACGCGTTTGTGCTAATGCATTCTTTGCATTTACACGAAGAGGCCCTGTCTTTTGTCAGACTTTATAATAAGTTGAAACAAAAATATGGGGCGTCAAATTTTGAGGGTAGGAATCAATTTATTTTAGGTGGATTTATTGAGCCCTATCAATTACCCCTAAGCGAATGTAATAAAACCATAATGAATGCTTTTAGGTTGGGCTGTGAAGCGGGTGATTTGGGCTACAGCAATTACAGTAGTATCTCATTGGTATTTCATTCCTTTACCTTAGGACAAACACTGGACGAAGTAAAAAGATATGTTGAGGCTACTTTGTCATTTATGTCACGGACTAATATTTCTGATTTTGTTAATGTGACTCGATTTTGGAATTATTCCATTCAATGCTTAAAAAATCTGGAAGCTATAGAGCCGGAGCAACTGGCTGCTTTTGAGGGGCGCATGATTCAGGGAGAGAACAAAACGGAACTGGGCTTTTTTTACTGCTCTATAACGCGATTGCATTTTATATTAGGGAACATCGAGCAAGCCATGCAAATGGGGCAACGCCATGAGAGCTATTCCGATTATGACAAAGGATTAATAACTCATTTTGATGGTAAATTTTATTATGCACTGGCGTTATGCCAATATCTTCATCAATTACCCCAAAAACAGCATCAACCATTTTTAAAAAAAATAAAGCAATTGAAACAATTGGTTGATCGGTATGCTGTTTGGTGTCCTGATAATTTTAAAGCGCATGCCTTACTAATTGAGGCAGAATTAGCTCGTCTCGATAATCAGGATGCACTTCCTTTTTATGATGAGGCGATTAATAGGGCATTGGCTAACAAGTCGATTCTAATTGCTGCAATTGCAAGTGAGCTTGCAGGGTGTTATTGCATTGCCCAAAAAGTTGCCCGTGTGGCACAACTTTATTTGCAAAATGCGTATCAATTGTTTAAGAAGTGGGGAGCTATTGTTAAAGCTCAATGGCTGGAGGAGAGTTATCCAACCTATATTACTAATGAAGCAGCGTTAGCTAAACCTATGCTTTCTCAAGGTGGCACTCAGCCTTTGGACATGTTAGCTATTTTAAAATTTACTCAGGCGCTTTCCAGTGAGATTCGATTAGATGCGCTATTGCAAAAATTCATTACTGTTGTCTTGGAAAATTCTGGGGCACAAAACAGTATTATTTTAACTCGCCTCAATGGCCAATGGATTATCGAGGCAGAAGGTAACTCTGAGGAACAAAATATTTACTTGAATAATCTCAAAGCAACCGATGCCGGATTACAATATCCTCTTTCGGTTTTGAATTATGTGCAGTTGACAAAAAAAGCAATTATTATCAATGACACAAATCAATCGGATCTTACGTTTAATGATATTTACGTACAACAAGAAAAGCCCAAATCTATTCTTGCAATGCCGATTTTTTATCAAGGGCAACTGTGTCATATTTTGTATTTAGAACATAAAGACAGTAATGATACCTTTACCGAAAGTCATATAGATAGTTTGCAGTTACTCTGTTCCCAGGCTATGACCTCACTGGAAAATGCGAAGCTTTATTATCAGGTATCACACGATCCACTCACAGGGCTTGCTAACCGCAATATGTTGTATGAGCTATTTCAACAAACCTCGAGAAAGTCTGACATTTCTGGAAAGAAAATCGCCATATTATTTCTAGATTTAGATTATTTTAAAAGGGTTAATGATAATTTAGGCCATGATTATGGCGATAAGTTGTTGATTCATACAGCAAAGATATTAAATTCTGTTTTAAAGAAAGGTGATATTGCTGCTCGGATAGGGGGCGATGAATTCGTAGTAATGCTCACCCATTTTACTTCCAAAGAATACCTAAGTTCGATAGTTGAATGGATATTTCATGAGCTGTCTAAACCTTTTCATGTTGGCGATCATATTTTACAAACGACAACTAGTTTAGGAATAAGTATTTTTCCTAACGATGCACATGACATACAAACCTTGCTTAAACTTGCAGATACAGCCTTATATCAGGCGAAAGAAAAAGGTCGAAACCAGTTTTATTACTATTCCTCCCAATTACTGGAGGATTATCAACGGACACACGGCTTAGATAAAGAATTACAACGCGCTTATGAGAATCAGGAATTCTTTTTGATGTATCAACCTTTTTATGCAGTGGACACTGGAGCAATAATTGGCCTTGAAGCATTAATAAGATGGAAGCATCCTGAAAAAGGAGTTTTAGAGGCCAAAGATTTTATTACGACTTTGGAAAAGAGTCCATTAATTGGACCTGTAAGCGAATGGGTTCTTAAAACGGCTTGCCAACAAGCTAAAATTTGGCAGGAAAAAAAGATTTTTTCAGGCTTTATTGCGATTAACTTATCTGCAGCGCAATTTCTTAATCATTCGGTTAGTTCTGTGGTTGCTGATGTTTTGGCAGAAACGCAGTTAGATCCTACCTTTTTAGAGCTTGAGATTACTGAAACCATTGTGCTTAATCACAATGAAAACTTATCTACAGAAATTAAAAAGCTACAGCAATTAGGCGTAAATTTAGTTCTTGATGATTTCGGTACCGGTTACTCAGCTTTATCTTATTTAAAACTTTTGCCGGTTAACAAAATAAAAATTGATAAAGTATTTGTTAATAATTGTGCTGAAGACTCCTTAGATCAAACAATCATCCACGCGATTACTACTATGGCTCATAAATTAAATATGAAGGTGATTGCAGAAGGAGTTGAAAATGAACAACAGCTCAATACGCTTCATACCCAAGGAATAGACGGTTTTCAAGGTTACGTTTATTCACGACCTCTTACTAGTGAATGTTGTGAAACTTATCTGGACTCTAAGAATAAGGGCGGATAG